A DNA window from Ostrea edulis chromosome 5, xbOstEdul1.1, whole genome shotgun sequence contains the following coding sequences:
- the LOC125649706 gene encoding arrestin domain-containing protein 3-like has protein sequence MPGIDSVTYDLKGKQVFLAGERVQGTWFVSVSSAVKVNFITTHMIGATYVEWRESNASRKDFEDDKFKAHELYTKQVTSHFSKGNGPCLELLPGNYKYPFNCVIPNDKVHSSFEGTHGATRWFIRIEIGLPMPHFNIVKHVCFTYLAKVDIDIPLYAKPVVRSQERKLSKAFGIGDAGVVKITASIERSGYCPGECALLTLDVINETTKDLGQPAALVMQEVEYKGNGERKIVKECIRSVTGSKLEKGKQQKWMKQKIVIDVVPPTSALRSCYCIKCTYYIQVKVPLPFYNGEDIKLTLPITIGTIPQNYKKSQAQQNPPSYDSLNIPVTDLSNSITYTTQRKSSSRFQYSSKSLDFPDITYTPLNAYVVEYKPNAAAAPPRLSTDTKTAQGDRPRPTAPPLPESEGKQGAVSCPAKEKS, from the exons ATGCCTGGAATAGACTCGGTAACATATGACTTGAAGGGTAAGCAGGTCTTCCTTGCGGGTGAGCGTGTCCAGGGCACCTGGTTTGTTAGTGTAAGCTCAGCAGTAAAGGTGAACTTCATCACCACTCATATGATCGGTGCAACATATGTGGAGTGGAGAGAATCTAATGCTTCTAGGAAGGATTTTGAAGATGACAAGTTTAAGGCCCATGAGTTGTATACAAAACAAGTAACTTCACATTTTTCCAAAG GTAATGGACCATGTCTGGAACTACTGCCAGGCAATTACAAATACCCTTTCAACTGTGTGATTCCAAATGACAAGGTGCACTCTTCCTTCGAAGGTACCCATGGTGCAACAAGATGGTTTATAAGAATTGAAATTGGACTTCCAATGCCTCATTTTAACATAGTCAAACATGTGTGTTTTACATACTTGGCTAAAGTGGATATTGACATTCCTCTCTATGCA AAACCTGTTGTTCGAAGTCAAGAAAGAAAACTTTCAAAAGCCTTTGGGATTGGTGATGCCGGTGTGGTCAAGATTACAGCCAGTATAGAGCGTTCTGGATACTGCCCCGGGGAGTGTGCGCTGCTCACAT TGGATGTTATAAATGAAACCACAAAAGACCTCGGGCAACCTGCAGCTCTAGTAATGCAGGAAGTGGAATACAAAGGGAATGGTGAAAGAAAAATCGTCAAGGAATGTATACGGAGTGTCACGGGGAGCAAATTAGAAAAG GGGAAGCAACAGAAATGGATGAAGCAGAAGATAGTGATAGATGTTGTACCCCCAACAAGTGCTCTAAGGTCATGCTACTGTATCAAATGTACATACTATATTCAG GTGAAAGTACCACTTCCATTTTACAATGGGGAGGACATCAAACTAACATTACCAATCACAATTGGAACTATtcctcaaaattacaaaaagaGCCAGGCTCAGCAAAATCCACCAAGCTATGATTCATTAAATATcccag TGACAGATTTATCAAACAGTATAACCTACACAACCCAGAGAAAATCTTCATCTCGCTTTCAGTACAGCAGTAAGTCTTTGGATTTCCCCGACATCACTTACACTCCATTAAATGCGTATGTGGTGGAATACAAACCGAATGCAGCAGCCGCACCACCACGGCTCTCCACTGACACGAAGACAGCTCAAGGGGATAGACCAAGGCCCACAGCTCCACCCTTGCCAGAGTCAGAGGGAAAACAGGGAGCGGTTTCCTGTCCCGCCAAGGAAAAGTCATGA